In Quercus robur chromosome 11, dhQueRobu3.1, whole genome shotgun sequence, the following proteins share a genomic window:
- the LOC126705359 gene encoding zinc finger BED domain-containing protein RICESLEEPER 2-like, whose product MSTTSSASAPAPRPPTSTTSESQSLFGEEVESIPVENPQQQGTKRRKTSDVWNHFKKKNIDGKVKAQCNYCGKLMAGASTSGTTHLKLHIAKSCPSAPKEASPSREGTDIRRQVLVKQHNKARSKGISSPSVFNEEDQKALRRDLARMVILHEYPLAIVDHVGFRDFVGGLRSNFKIVGRNTLKRDIKKIYNEKKQKTMVEIDKNASKVAITTDLWTANNSKRSFMVITAHYISDSWTLESRVIRFIRMPSPHDKYSLSKILLECLSDWNIDLKLSAITVDNASNNDGMMKLVSDKLQASSLILGGKLLHVRCAAHILNLVVQEGLNVIGDGIEKVRSSVYFWTQSPKRTEIFEKISRQSHIASTKELVLDCRTRWNSTYLMLSTALIYKDVFPRLLCCEPQYQSAPTNRDWEVAQIVCEKLGYFHKVTELLSGTAYPTANHYFPSVFQLKLELNQWLSSEDELVKKMAGKMLAKFDKYWSDVHDIMSLAIVLDPRYKLMLLTFYFNKMYGSKANEEIDKVKNLLFELFADYDLESTDRGVIYSQVSSSTSTSSAAHEHFF is encoded by the exons ATGTCTACCACATCCTCTGCCTCAGCCCCAGCCCCAAGGCCCCCAACTAGCACGACATCAGAATCACAATCGTTGTTTGGAGAGGAAGTTGAGTCCATTCCGGTTGAGAATCCACAACAACAAGGcactaaaagaagaaaaacttcaGACGTATGGAATCAttttaagaagaagaatattgaTGGGAAAGTTAAGGCTCAATGCAACTACTGTGGAAAACTTATGGCTGGAGCAAGTACATCAGGGACGACTCATTTAAAACTGCACATAGCAAAAAGTTGTCCAAGTGCTCCGAAGGAAGCAAGTCCTTCGAGGGAAGGAACGGATATTAGGAGGCAAGTTCTTGTCAAACAACACAATAAGGCAAGAAGTAAAGGGATCTCAAGCCCTAGTGTTTTTAATGAAGAGGATCAAAAGGCTTTGAGGAGGGACCTTGCACGAATGGTCATTTTGCATGAGTACCCTCTTGCAATTGTTGATCATGTTGGGTTTCGGGATTTTGTTGGTGGTCTTCGGTCAAATTTTAAGATAGTAGGAAGAAACACATTGAAACGagatatcaaaaaaatttataatgaaaagAAGCAGAAGACTATGGTAGAAATTGACAAGAATGCAAGTAAAGTTGCAATCACAACGGACTTGTGGACTGCAAACAACAGTAAGAGGTCATTCATGGTAATCACAGCTCATTATATAAGTGACTCTTGGACTTTGGAAAGCCGGGTTAtaag gtttattcGTATGCCATCTCCACATGATAAGTATTCTCTTTCTAAAATCCTTTTGGAGTGTCTTTCTGATTGGAACATTGATTTGAAGTTATCTGCCATAACTGTAGATAATGCTAGCAACAATGATGGTATGATGAAACTTGTTTCGGATAAGCTTCAAGCTAGTTCACTTATTTTAGGTGGAAAATTGTTGCATGTGCGTTGCGCAGCACATATTCTGAATTTGGTTGTTCAAGAGGGTTTGAATGTAATTGGTGATGGTATTGAGAAGGTTCGAAGTAGTGTATATTTTTGGACTCAATCACCAAAAAGAacagaaatttttgaaaaaatatctcGCCAATCACATATTGCAAGTACTAAGGAATTAGTACTTGATTGTAGGACTCGTTGGAACTCTACATATTTGATGCTTTCAACTGCCTTGATTTATAAAGATGTTTTTCCACGTTTACTATGTTGTGAGCCTCAATATCAGTCTGCTCCAACTAATAGGGATTGGGAGGTAGCACAAATTGTTTGTGAGAAGTTGGGTTATTTTCATAAAGTTACTGAGTTGCTTTCTGGTACTGCCTACCCTACAGCTAATCATTATTTTCCTTCAGTCTTTCAGTTGAAGTTGGAATTAAATCAGTGGCTTTCAAGTGAAGATGAGTTGGTTAAGAAAATGGCAGGAAAGATGTTAGCTAAGTTTGATAAATATTGGAGTGACGTTCATGATATCATGAGTTTGGCTATTGTTTTAGATCCAAGATATAAATTGATGTTATtgaccttttattttaataaaatgtatgGTAGTAAGGCTAACGAAGAAATTGACAAGGTTAAGAACCTTCTTTTTGAGTTGTTTGCGGACTATGACTTAGAAAGCACTGATAGAGGAGTCATTTATTCTCAAGTTTCATCTTCTACATCTACATCAAGTGCTGcacatgaacattttttttga